The bacterium genome contains the following window.
ATCATGATTCCCTTCATGATCTCCACGATCTCCTGGGGGGCGTCACCGTGCACGTCCAGAATCGGCGCGGCGCTCTCCAGGAACGCGAATCCGAGGGCACCGATGGCGATGCCGCCTGGATGGTTCTGGCCCAGCAGCGCCACGGCGATGCCGGCGAAGCCGAGGTTCTGGGTGAACTGCAGCCCGTAGGCGTAGTCGCGGCCCAGCACCTCCGGCAGCCCCACCAGGCCTCCCACTGCCCCGCTGAGCGCCATGGCCACGATGATCGTTCGCTTCGGGGAGACGCCGGAGGCCTCGGCGGCGAGCGGGTTGATGCCCGACGCCCGCAGGTCGTAGCCGGGCCGGGTTCGTGCGACGTAGATCCAGTAGAGGATCCCGATGATGATCGCCACGATGACGAACCCCCAGAGGAAGCGGCCCTTGCCGATCTCCCGGGTGAACGTCTCGACGAAGCCGTTCAGGTCGGGCATGCGGCCCGAGGGTGGGATCTCGGCGGTCTCCTGGTTGAGGCTCTCGTCGGGAACGTCCCAGCGCCGGAACAGCATCGCCACGACGAAGCTGATGGAGACGGCGTTGAGCATGATCGTGGAGATCACCTCGTGGATGCCGCGGGTGACCTTCAGGACACCGGCGATGAGCGCCCACACCGACCCCGTGGCCATGCCCACCAGGATGATGACCGTGAGGTGAAGCGGCGCGGGCAGTGACAGTTCGGCGGCCACCTGCGCGGCAATGATCGACGCCAGGATGTACTGACCCTCCACACCGATGTTGAAGAGGTTCATCCGGAAGCCGATCGCCACCGCCACCGCCGACAGGTACAGCGGCGTGGCCCTGTTCACCATGTCGACGAGGGTCTCCAACTCGAACCCGTAGGAGAACATGCGCCCGTAGGCCGGGAACGGGTTGCTGCCGCTGAGCACGAGCGCTATCGAGGCCACGGCCAGCGACAGGATCAGCGCCGCCACGGGCGCAGCCAGCGCCAGCGTGAGGCGCCGGTGTGCGGGGAGACGATGGGAGGTGCGGGTGCTCATGCGTGCTGCATCTCCTCGACCTCACCGGCGGCGCCGGTCATGTGGGCGCCCAACTCGCGGGGAGTGACGGTCGCCGGATCCAGCGCGGCGGAGATGCGGCCGCGGAAGATGACGAGCAGGTGGTCCGACAGCCCGATCAACTCGTCCAGATCGGCCGAGACCAGCAGCACAGCCAGCCCCTGCTCGCGCGCCTGGTGCAGCGTCTCCCAGACGGCGGCCTGGGCGCCCACGTCGATGCCCCGCGTCGGGTGTGCGGCGATCAGCAGATTGGGCGTCATGATCATCTCCCGCCCGATAATCAGCTTCTGCTGGTTGCCGCCGGAGAGGGCATGGGCCGCGACGTTGGGCCCCGGCGTGCGCACGTCGAAGGCGGCGATGAGTTCCCGGGTCTTGTTACGCGCCGCCTTGGGGGTCAGCCAGAAGCCCTTGCGCGAGTACGGCTCCTTGCCCTGGTGCCCGCACATGGCGTTCTCCCAGAGCGGCGCGGGCAGCAGCAGGCCTCGCCGGTGACGATCCTCGGGGATGTACCCGATGCCCGCCTCGCGTCGCCGGCGCACGGTCCATTCGTTGATGTCGGCGCCCTCCAGGAGCACGCGGCCCTGCGACGGCTCCCGGATCCCCAGCAGGGCCTCCACGAACTCGACTTGGCCGTTGCCCTCCACGCCGGCCACACCCACGATCTCGCCCCGGCGAACCTCCAGGCTGATCCCCTTGACGACCTCCCGCTCGTCGTCGTCGAGGACCGAGAGACTTTCGATCTGCAGGGAGACGGTGTCCCGCACGGTCGTGGTCCGGGCCTCGGGGGTGGGAAGCTCCGAGCCGACCATCAACTCCGCCAGATCGCGGGGCGATACCTCGTCGGGCTTCACCGTGGCGACCGTCCTGCCCGCCCGCAGGACGGTGATCGTGTCGGCGATCTCCAGCACCTCGTCCAGCTTGTGGTCGATGAAGACGATCGTCTCGCCGCGGGCGCACATGTCCCGCATGTTGCGGAACAACTCCTCCACCTCGTGGGGAACGAGAACCGAGGTGGGCTCGTCCAGGATGAGGATGCGGGCGCCCCGGTAGAGCACCTTGATGATCTCGACGCGCTGGCGCTCGCCCACACCCAGGTTCTCGACCGGTTCGTCGAGGTGCACGTCCAGCCCGTAGGCGTCGCTGAGTTCGGTGACGCGCCGGCGCGCGCCGGCGAAGTCGATGCGCCCGCCTCGCCCCGTCGGTTCGGCGCCGAGGATGATGTTCTCCAGCACCGTGAGGTTGTCGGCCAGCATGAAGTGCTGGTGCACCATGCCGATGCCGGCGGCCAGGGCGTCTCGGGGCGAGCGGAAATGCACCTCGTCGCCTCTGACGACGATGCGCCCCTCGTCGGCGGGCAGCATGCCGTACAGCACGTTCATGAGCGTGGACTTGCCGGCGCCGTTCTCGCCGCAGATGGCGTGGATCTCGCCCTCGGCGACCGTGAGGTTGACGCGGTCGTTGGCGAGCACCCCGGGGAAGCGCTTGGTGATGTTCTCTAACGACAGAGCCGGCGTCATGGCGTCGCGATCGACCTCCTGGGGCGAACTCGGCGCCTAGCTTGGCACGCCACCGTCGAGCCCGCGTGGAGTGTCCGGGCGAGAGTTGACCGGTGCGGGGTCCCGGAACACTCCGGGACCCCGCACCGGTGACGAGCGTGCCGCTGGATCAGCCGGTCGTCTCCGGGACGACGATGTCGCCGCGGATGATCGCCTGCTTGAACTCCTCGAGTTGCGGGATGATGTCGTTCAGGAAACCGCCGGAGATGGAGTAGCCCACGCCGTTGGCTGCCAGGTCGAACACGGTGAGGCCGCCGGTGAACGTGCCGTTGACGACCCTCTCGATGGTGTTGTAGACGGCCACGTCGACCCGCTTCAGCATTGAGCTGAGGATGTACGGTCGCACCTCCTCGGCGGACGTCCAGTACTGGTCGGAGTCCACGCCGATGGCCCAGACCTTGGAGCCGCCGGCCTCGCTGAACTCCTTGGCCGCCTCGAACAGACCCGCGCCCGAGCCGCCGGCGGCGTGATAGATCACGTCCGCGCCGCCTTCGTACATGGACTGGGCGATGATCTTGGCCTCGGCGGGCTGCGACCAGCCGTCGAAGTCAGGCGGCTCGGTCACGTAGGTGGCCAGGATTTCGATGTTCGGATCCACGGCGTAGACGCCCGCCTCGAAGCCGGCGTGGAACTTGCGAATGATCGGGATGTCCACGCCGCCGATGAACCCGACGGTGCCGGTGTTGGACTTCAGCGCCGCCGCGGCGCCCACGAGGAACGAGCCCTCGTGCTCGGCGAAGGTCAGTCCGGCGAGATTGGGGAGCTCAGCGGGAAAGCTGTCGATGATGCCGAAGAAGGTGTCGGGGTTGTTGGTCGCCACCTCGGTGATGGACTCGCCGAACAGGAAGCCCACGCCGATCACGAGGTCGGCGCCGTCGGCAGAGAGTTGCAGCAGCTCGGCGCGGTTGGAGCCGTCGGGGTTCGGCGAAGCCTCCGTCGGGTTTATCCGCAGGAAGTCGGCCGCCCTGTCGAGGCCCGCCGCCGCGGAGTCGTTGAACGACTGGTCGCCGCGGCCGCCGATGTCGAACACCAGCGCCGCGGTGACGTCCTCGCCGCCGCCGCGCTCGGTGGTCTCGGGCACCACGATGGTGCCGCCCACGATGGCTTCCTTGAACCTCTCCAGTTCGGGCACGATGTCGTCCACGAAGCCACCCGTGGTGGAGTAGCCGACGCCGTCCACGGCCAGGTTGAAGACCGTTGTGCCGCCGGTGAAGGCACCGTTGGCGACCGCTTCGATGGTGTTGTAGACCGCCACGTCCACCCGCTTCAGCATCGACGTGAGGATGTACGGGCGGACCTCCTCGGCGGAGGTGTTGTACTGGTCGGAGTCCACGCCGATGGCCCACACGTGGGAGCCGCCGGCCTCGCTGAACTCCTTGGCCGCCTCGAACAGGCCTGCGCCCGTCCCGCCGGCCGCGTGATAGATCACATCGGCGCCGGCCTCGTACATGGACTGGGCGATGATCTTGCCCTCCGCCGGCTGCGACCAGCCGTCGAAGTCCGGCGGCTCGGTGACGTAGGCGTCGAGGATGCGGATGTCCGGGTTGACGGCGTGGACGCCTGCCTCGAAGCCGGCGTGGAAGCGCCGGATCAGCGGGATGTCGACGCCGCCGATGAAGCCGACGGTGCCGGTGTTGGACTTCAGCGCCGCGGCCGCGCCGACGAGGAACGAGCCCTCGTGCTCGGCGAAGACCAGCCCGGCGAGGTTGTCGGTTCCCTCGGGGGCGCTGTCGATGATGCCGAAGAAGGTGTCGGGGTTGTTCGCCGCCACCTCGGTGATGGACTCGCCGAACAGGAAGCCCACGCCGATCACCAGTTCGGCGCCGTCGGCGGAGAGCTGCAGCAGCTCAGCACGGTTGGAGCCGTCGGGGTTCGGCGAGGCCTCCGTGGTGTTGACGCCCAACTCGGCGGCCGCCCTGTCCAGGCCTGCTGCGGCCGAGTCGTTGAACGACTGGTCGCCGCGCCCGCCGATGTCGAACACCAGTGCCGCGGTGATGTCCTCGGCGCCCGGAGGCGGCGGGGGAGGCTCGGCGGGTGCGTCGGCAGGCGCCTCGGCCGGCGCGTCGGCAGGTGCCGGCGCCTCGGCCGCCCCGTCGTCCGCGGCCGGCGCCGGCGCGGGTGGCGCCTCGGCAGCGGTCGTGGGTTCGTCGTCGCCGCCGCACGCCGCCGCCACCATCACGGTGGCCAGCAGGATCGCCAGCAGCCCGGTAAGTCCTCGTCTCATTGTCTCTCGTTTCTCCTTGCGGTTCTCGGCTCAAGGGGGCCTTCGCCCTCTCCCCATTAGCGGCGGATTGCGGGTGCCCCGCAGGGAAGTGACCCGCAGGCACGTAGCGATCCGGACCGGACCGCGCCCCGCCGACGCCCGCAGACTATCCGCGGTCGGCGGTACGCGTTGCTCGCCGGGCCGCCGGCGCGGGGCGCCCCGACCGCTTCACCGAGACCGGGACCGTCGGGTTCGAGCGCCGCATGGAGACCGCGGAGGAATACAAGGAGTTCGGTGCCGCTAATCCGAGATGGCGGGGCCGCCTCGGCGGGTTTTCTCTAGACAGCTCTTGCAGCCGAGGCGGTGGCGGTTGCGGGCGACGAGTTCGTAGACGCCGGCCGCCAGCAGGGAGATACCCGGCCAGGTGAGGGTGCGGCCGAGCCTGGCCCAGGACCCGCCGCAGGCCCCCAGCGCGGCGGTGATGGCAAGGTGGCCGCGGTGCTGCGTGCCGTCGCCGTCGATCCACCAGGCGGCGTCGGCGGCCTGCTCGGGATTCAGACCCAGCGCGGCGAGGGGGGCTCGCTGCGACGCCACGACCGCTGCGTCAACCACGAGCCGGGGGGCGATCCAGTCTGCGCAGCGTTGGCAGAAGCCGCAGTCGCCGTCGTAGACGAGCACCGGGAGCGCCCGAACATCGGTCGCCGGCCGGATCCCCTCCGGGTGATCGGGTGCCGGGGCGGGCTCCGGGGGCACGGGGGTGCGAGGGTCGTCGGCGGCTTGGCGCGCCGGTTGGGGAACTAGGAGTTGCGGCCCAGGTTGGGCTTGCGTCCGTGGTTTGCCTTCTTGCGCCGGGCGTTGGCCCGCTTGCGCTGCGTGCGCTTCGACATGGGTACCTCCCGGAGGACCAGCCTACCGGTGGCTGTCCGGCAAGCCCGCGGCCCGATGGGGTGCCGCCGGCATGCCGCGCGGGCGTCCCGGTACGCTGCGTCCGCTGTGCAGCGATTCGGGCTCGTGGGCCTGCCCAACTCCGGAAAGTCGTCGCTCTTCAACGCGCTGACCGGCGGTGACTCGCCGGTGGCGCCCTACGCCTTCACCACCGTGGACACGCACCTCGGCGAAGCCAAGGTGGCCGACGAGCGGCTCGATCTGGTCGCCGCCACGAGCGGGTCGGCCAAGGTCACCCCTGCGACCGTGCAGTTCAGCGACATCGGCGGGCTGGCTTCCGGAGCGGCTCGCGGCGAGGGCCTCGGCAACCGGTTCCTCGGCGGCATCCGCGAGGTCGACGCCGTGGTGCTGGTCCTGCGCGCCTTCGCCGGCGAGGAGGTCGAGGGCATCGACGATTCACTGGAGTCGCTGCTCACGCTGGAACTGGAACTGGGCCTTGCCGACCTCGAGAGCCTCGAGCGGCAGGCGGACAGGAAGCGCCGGCAGGCCAAGGGCGACGCCTCCGTCGGCCCCGAGGTGGCATGCATGGAGCGGGCCACCGAGGTTCTGGCCGGTGGCACGCCGCTGTGGCGCAGCGATCTCACGGTCGCCGAGCGGGAGTTGCTGGCCCCGTGTTTCCTGCTCACCAACAAGCCTGTCGTCGCCGTGGTGAACGTCGACGAACAGGCCGCCGTCGCCGACACCGAGGCCGCGGTCACGGGAGTGCGCGCGGCGCTGGGCGGGGCGCAGACGCTCGCCGTGTGCGCGCGCCTGGAGGCAGAGGTGGCGGAACTGCCCGAGGCCGAGCGGGGCGAGATGGCCGAGAGCCTCGGCCTCGGGGAGGGGGCCCTGGCACGGCTCGTGGCCGCCTCGTACCGCGCCCTGGGCTTGCGCACGTTCTTCACCACCGCACCCAAGGAGACCCGGGCGTGGCCGTTCGCGGCCGGAAGCACCGCCGACGTCTGTGCCGGGCTGGTCCATACGGACTTCCAGCGGGGTTTCATCCGCGCCGAGACCATCCAGTGGGCGGATCTGTTGGAGATGGGCTCGTGGTCGGCCGCCCGCGCCGGCGGGCTCCTGCGCGCCGAGGGTCGCAGCTACGTGGTGCAGGACGGCGACGTCCTGGAGATCCGCTTCAACGTGTAGCCGGGTTCCCGGGAGTCGCAGCCGGGTCAGGCGCGGTGCAGCAAGTCGCCGCGCAGGGCTCGGGCCATGGACCGGAGCTGCCCAGGGCGCGGCGCGGTGCGCGCGGGTCGAGCCGTTCGCGGATCAACTCCACGATCATGTCCACGAAGTCGGGATGGGTGCCCACCGTCGGCGAGCGCGCCAGACGCATGCCGAGCGCCGCGGCGGCGCCGGCGGCCTCGTCGTCCAGATCGTGGATCACCTCCATGTGGTCCGACACGAACCCCAGCGGCACGAGGACGACGTCGTCGACGCCCTCCCGCTGCAGCGCCTCGAGATGGTCCGCGACGTCGGGCTCCAGCCACGGCACCTGCGTCGGGCCGCTGCGGCTCTGATAGACGAGATCCCAGCGGCGCGCACCTCCGGCCTCCGAGCGCTGCGGCACGCGCTCGGCGATCAGCGCGGCCGCCTCGCGCAGTTGACGCTCATAGGGTGCGCCGGCCGCCATCGCCGTCGGGATGCTGTGGGCACAGAACACGAGGCGCGCCGGCCCCGTTGCCCCGGCGCTCTCGAGGCCGGACAGTGCGCCTCGTGCGCCCTCGGCCATAGGCTCGATGAACCCGGGGTGGTTCCAGTAGAGGCGCAACTTGTGGATCTCCGGCTCGCCTCCGGAGCCGGCGACGGCGCGGGCGATGTCCTCGCGGTACTGCCGGCAGCCCGAATACGACCCGAAGGCCGAGGTCACGAAGGCCAGTGCCCGGCGGACGCCGTCAGCCCGCATTGCCGCCACCGTGTCCGCCAGCAGCGGGTGCCAGTTTCGGTTGCCCCAGTAGACGGGCAGTTCCACCGCGGCGTCGCGGAGCCTCGGCTCCAGAGCGGCGACCAGGGCGCGGTTCTGGTCGTTGATGGGGCTCCGGCCGCCGCGGGCCAGGTAGTGCTCGGCCGCCTCCTCCAGCCGCCCGGTGGGGACGTCACGGCCGCGGGTCACGTTGCGGAGGAAGGGCACGACCTCCTCGGGGCCCTCCGGGCCGCCGAAGGAAACGACGACGACGGCGTCGCAGTCCGGGGGCGCGGCCAACTGAAGACCCATTGACCGACACCGTAGGCAGGCGCGTCCCGCGGCGCGCCACGGGGCGCGCGGTTGACCGGCGCCTCCCCTCGGCACAACCGGGCAGCGGCCGGATTTGGAGGTCATGTCGGCGACGCGGTAGGGAAATTGCACTGATGGTCACGAATAATGTGTCCCTCCGCCCCAGACACCGGGGCTGGCTCGCCGCGCTCGCGGTGGTGATCGGTACGGCCGCGCTCGCTCCCGGCGCCACGGCGCAGGAGTCGGCGGTCGAGGAGCTGCCGCCGTACGCGAACCCCCGCCTGGCGGAGCAGGACCTCGCCTGGGCGGAGGAGAATCTGGAGGCGGCCAGACGCAGGCTGGCACAGCGCACCCAGGAGTTCGACCTGCTCGTCGCGGAGGCCGCCGACCTCGTCGGAATCGAGCAGGACCTGGTCAACGACGTGATCGAGTCCCGGAACCGTGCCGCGGAGTTCCTGGTGGTGTCCTACATGACCGGCCGGTTCGGTGCGCTCAGCGCCGAGCTGCTGGCCCTGGAGCACCTCACGGACGCGCTCTACATGCAGAACCTGATCGCGGCGCGGGCCACCGCCATCGCCGACGCCTACAGCGACTACGAGCACCTGATCGCCGAGGCCGGGGATCGCCTGCTCTTCGTGCTGGATCGCATCGAGGTGGTGCACCGCGACATCCAACTGGCGCACCGCGACATCCCGCTGCTCGAGGATCGACTCGCCGAAGCCCGGTGGGTGGCCTCGGTCGCCGAGATCCACGCCGTGGCCGAGGCAGAACTGGCCCGCCGCGGGCGGCGGGACCCGGCACCGGCGCAGTGGGAGGCGCTACGGCAGTGCGAGTCGTCGGGGAACTACCTCGTCAACACCGGCAACGGCTACTACGGCGCCTACCAGTTCGATCAGGCGACGTGGGAGTCGGTGGGCGGCAGCGGGCGCCCCCACTGGGCCGAACCCGTCGTGCAGGACGCCAGGGCCCGCCTCCTGCACGCACGGCGGGGCTGGCAGCCCTGGCCCATCTGCGGGCGCCACCTGCGCTGAGGTTCACGTCCCGCAGCGGGCCGTTCGCCCGGTCGGGCCGGGCGCCTACGCCGTGGCAGGTCCTGATCGCTGCTTCTCCATCAGGGCGGCCGCGTTGCGGATGATCGAGTCGGCAAGCCCCCGGCACGTCGCCTGGCGCGTCCTGGCGAACGCCCCGGCGTCGAGGCGCTGGGCGAGTTCGGCAGCCGCTTCGAGGGCGTCGCCGGTGGCGTCGGACGAGTGCGCACGATCGAGGAATCCGACGTCGACGGCCTCGGCCGGAGAGTAGATCCGCGCGGTGTTGCAGGCCAGCGTGAAATGTCGGGGTGACAGGCGGGCGCGTGCGAGGTCGACCACCAACTCCGGCAGGGCGATGCCGATGGCCACCTCGTTGAGGCCGATCTTGAAGTCACCCGCCGAGCAGACGCGGACGTCCGAGCAGAGCAGCAGCACGGCCCCGGCCGCTAGGGCGTGCCCGGTGC
Protein-coding sequences here:
- a CDS encoding crotonase/enoyl-CoA hydratase family protein — encoded protein: MSEPPVTMSLAGDVALIRIDDGKVNALTPALLDGLWGALDTAEGRAGAVVLAGRPGVFCAGLDLNVMRAGGRPGADLLHKGTEIFLRLAEFPRPVVAACTGHALAAGAVLLLCSDVRVCSAGDFKIGLNEVAIGIALPELVVDLARARLSPRHFTLACNTARIYSPAEAVDVGFLDRAHSSDATGDALEAAAELAQRLDAGAFARTRQATCRGLADSIIRNAAALMEKQRSGPATA
- a CDS encoding ferrochelatase gives rise to the protein MGLQLAAPPDCDAVVVVSFGGPEGPEEVVPFLRNVTRGRDVPTGRLEEAAEHYLARGGRSPINDQNRALVAALEPRLRDAAVELPVYWGNRNWHPLLADTVAAMRADGVRRALAFVTSAFGSYSGCRQYREDIARAVAGSGGEPEIHKLRLYWNHPGFIEPMAEGARGALSGLESAGATGPARLVFCAHSIPTAMAAGAPYERQLREAAALIAERVPQRSEAGGARRWDLVYQSRSGPTQVPWLEPDVADHLEALQREGVDDVVLVPLGFVSDHMEVIHDLDDEAAGAAAALGMRLARSPTVGTHPDFVDMIVELIRERLDPRAPRRALGSSGPWPEPCAATCCTAPDPAATPGNPATR
- the ychF gene encoding redox-regulated ATPase YchF, encoding MQRFGLVGLPNSGKSSLFNALTGGDSPVAPYAFTTVDTHLGEAKVADERLDLVAATSGSAKVTPATVQFSDIGGLASGAARGEGLGNRFLGGIREVDAVVLVLRAFAGEEVEGIDDSLESLLTLELELGLADLESLERQADRKRRQAKGDASVGPEVACMERATEVLAGGTPLWRSDLTVAERELLAPCFLLTNKPVVAVVNVDEQAAVADTEAAVTGVRAALGGAQTLAVCARLEAEVAELPEAERGEMAESLGLGEGALARLVAASYRALGLRTFFTTAPKETRAWPFAAGSTADVCAGLVHTDFQRGFIRAETIQWADLLEMGSWSAARAGGLLRAEGRSYVVQDGDVLEIRFNV
- a CDS encoding ABC transporter permease; translation: MSTRTSHRLPAHRRLTLALAAPVAALILSLAVASIALVLSGSNPFPAYGRMFSYGFELETLVDMVNRATPLYLSAVAVAIGFRMNLFNIGVEGQYILASIIAAQVAAELSLPAPLHLTVIILVGMATGSVWALIAGVLKVTRGIHEVISTIMLNAVSISFVVAMLFRRWDVPDESLNQETAEIPPSGRMPDLNGFVETFTREIGKGRFLWGFVIVAIIIGILYWIYVARTRPGYDLRASGINPLAAEASGVSPKRTIIVAMALSGAVGGLVGLPEVLGRDYAYGLQFTQNLGFAGIAVALLGQNHPGGIAIGALGFAFLESAAPILDVHGDAPQEIVEIMKGIMIFAAVITFVVVQRRRQDEEARAASLAMASSEPDTPPGTPSDATESDTRPAT
- a CDS encoding DCC1-like thiol-disulfide oxidoreductase family protein — its product is MPPEPAPAPDHPEGIRPATDVRALPVLVYDGDCGFCQRCADWIAPRLVVDAAVVASQRAPLAALGLNPEQAADAAWWIDGDGTQHRGHLAITAALGACGGSWARLGRTLTWPGISLLAAGVYELVARNRHRLGCKSCLEKTRRGGPAISD
- a CDS encoding ABC transporter ATP-binding protein, producing MTPALSLENITKRFPGVLANDRVNLTVAEGEIHAICGENGAGKSTLMNVLYGMLPADEGRIVVRGDEVHFRSPRDALAAGIGMVHQHFMLADNLTVLENIILGAEPTGRGGRIDFAGARRRVTELSDAYGLDVHLDEPVENLGVGERQRVEIIKVLYRGARILILDEPTSVLVPHEVEELFRNMRDMCARGETIVFIDHKLDEVLEIADTITVLRAGRTVATVKPDEVSPRDLAELMVGSELPTPEARTTTVRDTVSLQIESLSVLDDDEREVVKGISLEVRRGEIVGVAGVEGNGQVEFVEALLGIREPSQGRVLLEGADINEWTVRRRREAGIGYIPEDRHRRGLLLPAPLWENAMCGHQGKEPYSRKGFWLTPKAARNKTRELIAAFDVRTPGPNVAAHALSGGNQQKLIIGREMIMTPNLLIAAHPTRGIDVGAQAAVWETLHQAREQGLAVLLVSADLDELIGLSDHLLVIFRGRISAALDPATVTPRELGAHMTGAAGEVEEMQHA
- a CDS encoding BMP family ABC transporter substrate-binding protein, with protein sequence MRRGLTGLLAILLATVMVAAACGGDDEPTTAAEAPPAPAPAADDGAAEAPAPADAPAEAPADAPAEPPPPPPGAEDITAALVFDIGGRGDQSFNDSAAAGLDRAAAELGVNTTEASPNPDGSNRAELLQLSADGAELVIGVGFLFGESITEVAANNPDTFFGIIDSAPEGTDNLAGLVFAEHEGSFLVGAAAALKSNTGTVGFIGGVDIPLIRRFHAGFEAGVHAVNPDIRILDAYVTEPPDFDGWSQPAEGKIIAQSMYEAGADVIYHAAGGTGAGLFEAAKEFSEAGGSHVWAIGVDSDQYNTSAEEVRPYILTSMLKRVDVAVYNTIEAVANGAFTGGTTVFNLAVDGVGYSTTGGFVDDIVPELERFKEAIVGGTIVVPETTERGGGEDVTAALVFDIGGRGDQSFNDSAAAGLDRAADFLRINPTEASPNPDGSNRAELLQLSADGADLVIGVGFLFGESITEVATNNPDTFFGIIDSFPAELPNLAGLTFAEHEGSFLVGAAAALKSNTGTVGFIGGVDIPIIRKFHAGFEAGVYAVDPNIEILATYVTEPPDFDGWSQPAEAKIIAQSMYEGGADVIYHAAGGSGAGLFEAAKEFSEAGGSKVWAIGVDSDQYWTSAEEVRPYILSSMLKRVDVAVYNTIERVVNGTFTGGLTVFDLAANGVGYSISGGFLNDIIPQLEEFKQAIIRGDIVVPETTG